One genomic segment of Nonomuraea coxensis DSM 45129 includes these proteins:
- a CDS encoding FtsK/SpoIIIE domain-containing protein, producing the protein MRIMLTVLGGQGERDVVIDGDDDATVAAVGAALGDPAPLAQVVRLSRPRAPYGPATGADAVRVPPPRRAEPAGPLTGHEPVVWRDGRPLDPRARAASVLRDGDKVTLDPRLARATVVEEPGGVAEVRVVGGPGAGAVHRLGLGAHVIGADPMCAIAVPDPALAPEAVTVRVTPDAITVERTWRARDEAPKPKLKGRWADEVAELTARVAEREAAEHAAGYTEVPELDGRPLTEPVAWLDQAVLTCGSSVFVLTAVEPKDAHLAPLGEGGVAYNRPPRLRRPEPQRAFVRPKEPSRSEGMRLQLLAAFLPAVLGVTLALALQVWYYLLVALMTPVIMIGQWWSDRRHGKKQHKKALKEHRERLAEYDAAVERARVADEAARRADAPDPAQVLLTATGPRRRLWERRIHDSDALRLRVGLADLPADLQLTEEQGGPLDPPTCRSVPVALPMRRLGVAGVTGPRAFAGGLASWLVAQAATLHSPRDLAIVLISAHPDAERRWGWLRWLPHCGPRGGEECLALIGVDPESATRRVAELAALIDERQNTKIPELGKIPTGWDDLGGTGADKPAFSSYDVRPYDILVILDGAQVLRGLPHMPQVLRQGPRSGVYTLAIDDDQRLLPEECQTVAACGPDGLVHLRGGGLDVIGPVLGDSVSPAWCDRLARALAPIRDVSRDAPGGDLPDAVRLLDLMSLPSPSGPELAARWRPRGSTRALIGVGPDGPFSVDLGLDGPHGLIAGTTGAGKSELLQTLICALAVANRPDQLTFVLIDYKGGAAFKECVRLPHTVGMVSDLDGHLTQRALDSLAAEIRRRERLLFQAGAKDLDDYTGPVSLPRLVLIIDEFAALVAELPDFVTGLVDIARRGRSLGIHLILATQRPAGVVTADIQANTSLRIALRVTEPAESSDVIDLPDAAQISKNTPGRCYVRSGVGAAVAVQTARVGGRSPLPAAGGGTPAADVRVIDVSWRALGRALPRAARTEEESTVTDLTLVADALIEAARLTGVPPQPSPWLDPLPTLFVLPLPTPRHRAVSGAGMPGDTAWAPSSDGNAAEPRGHGTGAPGHHTSTRAPGHDGTAGGSERDTGGVPADGGPGGPGGPGGPGGPGGAPLQASGVPFRGDPLQARASVKGSGQPLFDSSGRPGRANVHPASVTGAPPVSRPEPNPPSGFGAPPAAGPAAAGARSSARSADSSVTGFGAGVQWAEEGPFTEVEPVPFGITDRPWAQDRKPLTLDLAHGGHLLIAGAARSGRSTALRTIAGSIAAHVSPADVHLHAIDCGSGALLPLVAMPHCGAVVTRDQLDRVERLLTRLRAEVGRRQQLLAEAGHASLAEYRQAGHRLPWLVFMLDRWEGFVAAFESYDYGRLIEALLQLLREGPAVGLRAVITSDRSGLLGQVSTVFDDRLLLRLSDSADYGLAGFPLKGLPSSVPPGRALSLGDHGIVEHHIALLSPDPAGPAQVAALQALARAVPAPYEPATGTEPGTGAGAGVGGAGHAVSSGAGRGGWRWPGQPPLRVDALPMRITVAETFDLDPSFRPPSPLWALVGAGGDALAPLGLDLLAHGPAAVIAGPARSGRSSALLTAARSLIKRGTPVIAVTPRRSPLRGLDGVLAVLDGNAGNLAELVADLHDYVVLVDDAELVNADSPLGTALEEVLRSGRDGDHALLVAGTTGDLAVAYRGFVAEARKSRTGVLLAVQGQTDGDLFNIRLPRGTVGGPPGRGFLVTTGTITPIQAALPDPV; encoded by the coding sequence ATGCGGATCATGCTCACCGTGCTCGGCGGGCAGGGCGAGCGCGACGTCGTGATCGACGGCGACGACGACGCCACCGTGGCCGCCGTCGGCGCGGCGCTCGGCGACCCCGCGCCCCTCGCGCAGGTCGTCCGGCTGTCCAGGCCACGCGCCCCCTACGGGCCGGCGACCGGCGCCGACGCCGTGCGCGTGCCGCCGCCGCGCCGGGCCGAGCCCGCCGGCCCGCTCACCGGCCACGAGCCGGTCGTGTGGCGCGACGGGCGGCCGCTCGACCCGCGCGCCAGGGCCGCGTCCGTGCTGCGCGACGGCGACAAGGTCACCCTCGATCCCCGCCTGGCCAGGGCCACCGTCGTCGAGGAGCCAGGCGGGGTGGCCGAGGTGCGGGTGGTGGGCGGGCCGGGGGCGGGGGCCGTCCACCGGCTGGGGCTCGGGGCGCACGTCATCGGCGCCGACCCCATGTGCGCGATCGCCGTCCCCGATCCCGCGCTCGCGCCCGAGGCGGTCACCGTCCGCGTGACGCCCGACGCGATCACCGTCGAGCGCACCTGGCGGGCCCGCGACGAGGCCCCCAAGCCCAAGCTCAAGGGGCGGTGGGCCGACGAGGTGGCCGAGCTGACGGCGCGGGTCGCCGAGCGCGAGGCGGCCGAGCACGCCGCCGGCTACACCGAGGTGCCCGAGCTCGACGGCCGGCCGCTCACCGAACCCGTCGCCTGGCTCGACCAGGCGGTGCTCACCTGCGGCTCGTCGGTGTTCGTGCTGACCGCGGTCGAGCCCAAGGACGCCCACCTGGCGCCGCTCGGCGAGGGCGGCGTGGCCTACAACCGGCCGCCGCGGCTGCGCAGGCCCGAGCCCCAGCGCGCGTTCGTCCGGCCGAAGGAGCCGTCCAGGAGCGAGGGGATGCGGCTGCAGCTGCTGGCCGCGTTCCTGCCGGCCGTGCTGGGCGTGACCCTCGCCCTGGCCCTCCAGGTTTGGTACTACCTGCTCGTCGCCCTCATGACGCCGGTCATCATGATCGGCCAGTGGTGGAGCGACCGCCGCCACGGCAAGAAGCAGCACAAGAAGGCGCTCAAGGAGCACCGCGAACGGCTCGCGGAATACGACGCCGCCGTCGAGCGCGCCCGCGTGGCCGACGAGGCCGCCCGCCGCGCCGACGCGCCCGACCCCGCCCAGGTGCTGCTCACGGCCACCGGGCCGCGCCGGCGGCTGTGGGAGCGCCGCATCCACGACTCCGACGCGCTGCGGCTCCGGGTCGGCCTCGCCGACCTGCCCGCCGACCTGCAGCTGACGGAGGAGCAGGGCGGGCCGCTCGACCCGCCGACGTGCCGCTCGGTTCCGGTCGCGCTGCCGATGCGGCGGCTCGGAGTGGCCGGCGTCACCGGCCCCCGCGCGTTCGCCGGCGGCCTGGCGAGCTGGCTCGTCGCCCAGGCCGCCACCCTGCACAGCCCGCGCGACCTCGCCATCGTGCTCATCTCGGCGCACCCCGACGCCGAGCGCCGCTGGGGCTGGCTGCGCTGGCTCCCCCACTGCGGGCCGCGCGGCGGCGAGGAGTGCCTGGCGCTGATCGGCGTCGATCCCGAGTCGGCCACCCGCCGCGTCGCCGAGCTGGCCGCCCTCATCGACGAACGCCAGAACACCAAGATCCCCGAGCTGGGCAAGATCCCCACCGGCTGGGACGACCTCGGCGGCACCGGCGCCGACAAACCGGCCTTCTCCTCCTACGACGTACGCCCCTACGACATCCTGGTGATCCTCGACGGCGCCCAGGTGCTGCGCGGCCTGCCGCACATGCCGCAGGTGCTGCGCCAGGGGCCGCGCTCCGGCGTCTACACCCTCGCCATCGACGACGACCAGCGCCTGCTGCCCGAGGAGTGCCAGACGGTGGCGGCGTGCGGCCCCGACGGGCTGGTCCACCTGCGCGGCGGCGGCCTCGACGTCATCGGGCCCGTGCTCGGCGACTCCGTCTCCCCCGCCTGGTGCGACCGCCTGGCCCGCGCCCTCGCCCCCATCCGCGACGTCAGCCGCGACGCCCCCGGTGGCGACCTGCCCGACGCGGTCCGCCTGCTCGACCTCATGAGCCTGCCCAGCCCGTCAGGCCCGGAGCTGGCCGCCCGCTGGCGGCCCCGCGGGTCCACGCGGGCGCTCATCGGCGTCGGCCCCGACGGGCCGTTCTCGGTCGACCTCGGGCTCGACGGCCCCCACGGGCTGATCGCCGGCACCACCGGCGCCGGCAAGTCCGAGCTGCTGCAGACGCTCATCTGCGCGCTGGCCGTCGCCAACCGGCCCGACCAGCTCACGTTCGTGCTGATCGACTACAAGGGCGGGGCCGCGTTCAAGGAGTGCGTACGCCTGCCGCACACGGTCGGCATGGTCAGCGACCTCGACGGCCATCTGACACAGCGGGCGCTCGACTCGCTCGCCGCGGAGATCCGCCGCCGCGAACGCCTGCTGTTCCAGGCGGGCGCGAAGGACCTCGACGACTACACCGGGCCCGTCTCCCTGCCGCGGCTGGTGCTGATCATCGACGAGTTCGCCGCGCTGGTGGCCGAGCTGCCCGACTTCGTCACCGGGCTGGTCGACATCGCCCGCCGCGGCCGCTCGCTCGGCATCCACCTGATCCTCGCCACGCAGCGGCCCGCCGGGGTGGTGACCGCCGACATCCAGGCCAACACGTCGCTGCGCATCGCGCTGCGGGTGACCGAGCCCGCCGAGTCGTCCGACGTCATCGACCTGCCCGACGCCGCCCAGATCTCCAAGAACACCCCTGGCCGGTGCTACGTGCGCTCGGGGGTGGGGGCGGCGGTCGCCGTACAGACGGCCCGCGTCGGCGGCCGCAGCCCTCTGCCCGCCGCCGGAGGCGGGACACCGGCCGCGGACGTCCGGGTGATCGACGTGAGCTGGCGCGCCCTGGGCCGGGCCCTTCCCCGGGCGGCGAGGACCGAGGAGGAGTCCACGGTCACGGACCTCACGCTGGTGGCCGACGCCCTGATCGAGGCGGCCCGGCTGACCGGCGTCCCACCCCAGCCCAGCCCCTGGCTCGACCCCCTCCCCACCCTGTTCGTCCTCCCCCTGCCGACGCCACGCCACCGCGCCGTCTCCGGAGCCGGGATGCCAGGCGACACCGCTTGGGCACCCTCCTCGGACGGCAACGCCGCTGAGCCGAGGGGCCATGGCACCGGAGCCCCCGGGCACCACACCTCCACCCGAGCACCTGGGCACGACGGCACTGCAGGAGGATCGGAGCGCGACACCGGCGGTGTGCCTGCGGACGGCGGTCCCGGCGGTCCCGGCGGCCCTGGCGGTCCCGGCGGCCCTGGCGGGGCGCCGTTGCAGGCGTCGGGGGTGCCCTTCCGGGGTGACCCGCTTCAGGCGCGGGCCAGTGTGAAGGGCTCGGGGCAACCGTTGTTCGACAGCTCCGGCCGCCCCGGCAGGGCGAACGTCCACCCGGCGTCCGTGACCGGAGCACCCCCTGTGTCCCGGCCTGAGCCGAACCCACCGTCCGGGTTCGGCGCCCCGCCCGCCGCCGGCCCGGCAGCCGCCGGCGCCCGATCCTCCGCCCGCTCTGCGGATTCCTCGGTCACCGGCTTCGGCGCGGGCGTTCAATGGGCGGAGGAGGGGCCGTTCACCGAGGTGGAGCCGGTGCCGTTCGGGATCACCGACCGGCCGTGGGCGCAGGACAGGAAGCCGCTGACGCTGGACCTGGCGCACGGCGGGCACCTGCTCATCGCGGGCGCCGCGCGCAGCGGCCGATCCACGGCGCTGCGCACGATCGCCGGCTCCATCGCCGCCCACGTCTCTCCCGCCGACGTCCACCTGCACGCGATCGACTGCGGGTCAGGCGCGCTGCTGCCGCTGGTGGCGATGCCGCACTGCGGCGCGGTCGTGACCCGGGACCAGCTCGACCGGGTCGAACGCCTGCTCACCCGGCTCCGCGCCGAGGTCGGCCGCCGCCAGCAGCTCCTCGCCGAGGCGGGCCACGCCTCGCTGGCCGAATACCGGCAGGCCGGGCATCGGCTGCCCTGGCTGGTGTTCATGCTGGACCGGTGGGAGGGCTTCGTGGCCGCCTTCGAGAGCTACGACTACGGGCGGCTGATCGAGGCGCTGCTGCAACTGCTGCGCGAGGGTCCGGCGGTGGGGCTGCGGGCCGTGATCACCAGTGACCGGTCAGGGCTGCTGGGTCAGGTGTCCACGGTGTTCGACGACCGGCTGCTGCTGCGGCTGTCCGACTCCGCCGACTACGGGCTCGCCGGGTTCCCGTTGAAGGGGCTGCCCTCCTCGGTGCCGCCGGGGCGGGCCCTGTCCCTCGGCGATCATGGCATCGTCGAGCATCACATCGCTCTGCTCTCCCCTGATCCGGCCGGGCCCGCGCAAGTGGCGGCGCTGCAGGCACTCGCCCGTGCCGTCCCCGCCCCGTACGAACCCGCCACCGGCACGGAGCCAGGCACAGGGGCCGGCGCGGGCGTGGGCGGGGCGGGGCACGCGGTCTCGTCGGGCGCGGGCCGGGGCGGGTGGCGCTGGCCCGGGCAGCCGCCGTTGCGGGTGGACGCGCTGCCGATGCGCATCACCGTGGCCGAGACGTTCGACCTGGATCCGTCGTTCAGGCCGCCGTCGCCGCTGTGGGCCCTTGTGGGCGCAGGGGGCGACGCGCTGGCGCCGCTGGGGCTCGATCTGCTCGCCCACGGCCCGGCCGCCGTGATCGCGGGGCCGGCCCGCTCGGGGCGCTCGTCGGCACTGCTGACAGCCGCCCGGTCCCTGATCAAGAGGGGGACGCCGGTCATCGCCGTCACGCCCCGCCGCAGCCCGCTGCGGGGACTGGACGGGGTGCTTGCGGTGCTGGACGGCAACGCGGGCAACCTGGCCGAACTCGTCGCCGACCTGCACGACTACGTCGTCCTCGTGGACGATGCCGAGCTCGTCAACGCCGACTCCCCGCTGGGGACGGCGCTGGAGGAGGTGCTGCGTTCGGGGCGGGACGGCGATCACGCCCTCCTCGTCGCGGGCACGACCGGGGACCTGGCCGTCGCCTACCGCGGGTTCGTCGCCGAGGCGCGCAAGTCCCGTACGGGGGTGCTGCTCGCGGTGCAGGGGCAGACGGACGGGGACCTGTTCAACATCCGGCTGCCGCGGGGCACGGTGGGCGGGCCGCCCGGTCGCGGCTTCCTGGTGACGACCGGCACCATCACCCCCATCCAGGCGGCCCTCCCCGACCCTGTCTGA
- a CDS encoding TadE/TadG family type IV pilus assembly protein — translation MAATSSPRRRRPARERGASAVELALLMPVILAVALLIVQVALWFHARQVAEAAAQEGARVARASPIDSAAWEGAATAKATEIVRAVGPRLLGGATATTSEREPDERFVTVTGSAVQVIPLLPSLTFTISATAGGPVECFRPDNGGEDCQ, via the coding sequence GTGGCGGCGACGAGTAGCCCGCGCCGCCGCCGCCCGGCCCGGGAGCGTGGCGCCAGCGCGGTCGAGCTGGCGCTGCTCATGCCGGTCATCCTCGCGGTGGCCCTGCTCATCGTGCAGGTGGCGCTCTGGTTCCACGCGCGTCAGGTCGCCGAGGCGGCCGCCCAGGAGGGGGCGCGCGTGGCCAGGGCGTCGCCGATCGACTCGGCCGCCTGGGAGGGCGCCGCCACGGCCAAGGCGACCGAGATCGTCCGCGCGGTCGGGCCGCGGCTGCTCGGCGGCGCGACCGCCACGACGTCCGAGAGGGAGCCCGACGAGCGGTTCGTCACCGTGACGGGCAGCGCCGTGCAGGTCATCCCGCTGCTGCCGTCGCTGACGTTCACGATCAGCGCGACGGCGGGCGGGCCCGTCGAGTGCTTCCGGCCCGACAACGGGGGCGAGGACTGCCAGTGA
- a CDS encoding TadE/TadG family type IV pilus assembly protein: MRADRERGSMAVETVMLAPVFLLFLMFLAGAGVLVESQGRVNGAARDAARAASVQRTFDDAQGAADAIAEATLTGPCGSPAVSLGGSAWEQGGQVEAVVTCELDLDFLGFGAKRLTGTAVVPLERFRRVE; this comes from the coding sequence GTGAGAGCCGATCGCGAGCGCGGGTCCATGGCCGTGGAGACCGTCATGCTGGCCCCGGTGTTCCTGCTGTTCCTCATGTTCCTGGCCGGGGCCGGGGTGCTGGTGGAGTCGCAGGGCCGGGTCAACGGCGCGGCCAGGGACGCCGCCCGCGCCGCCTCCGTGCAGCGGACGTTCGACGACGCCCAGGGGGCCGCCGACGCCATCGCCGAGGCCACGCTCACCGGCCCCTGCGGGTCGCCGGCCGTGTCCCTGGGCGGCTCCGCGTGGGAGCAGGGCGGGCAGGTCGAGGCCGTCGTCACCTGCGAGCTGGACCTCGACTTCCTCGGGTTCGGCGCCAAGCGGCTCACCGGCACCGCCGTCGTGCCGCTGGAGCGGTTCAGGAGGGTCGAGTGA
- a CDS encoding CpaF family protein, with amino-acid sequence MIDHLLVKRFRQEVGDRLAHQRRLDQANGLPAMTGEDERQFARALISQVLEEHARGEIGSGRTPPTVEEEEALAAGIHAALFGVGRLQPLLDDAQVENIDINGCDRVFVSYADGQELMHDPVAESDEELVELIQILAAYSGLSSRPFDTANPQLDLRLPDGSRLSAVMDVTVRPAISIRRARLGKVFLSDLVGNGTVGPDLGRFLSAAVAARKNIMIAGSTNAGKTTLLRALANEIPPAERLITVERALELGLDQFPELHPNVVAFEQRLPNSEGQGEISMAELVRRSLRMNPSRVIVGEVLGDEIVTMLNAMTQGNDGSLSTIHANSSMEVFNRIATYALQAGERLPIDATHMLIAGAIDFVVFVEKRNDYHRGGTLRRYVSSVREVNGCDGRVLSSEVFAPGPDGSAVPHAPVSCLDELMAHGYTPGGW; translated from the coding sequence ATGATCGATCACCTGCTGGTCAAGCGCTTCCGCCAGGAGGTCGGCGACCGCCTGGCCCACCAGCGCCGGCTCGACCAGGCCAACGGCCTGCCCGCCATGACCGGCGAGGACGAGCGCCAGTTCGCCAGGGCGCTGATCTCGCAGGTCCTGGAGGAGCACGCGCGCGGCGAGATCGGCTCCGGCCGCACGCCGCCCACGGTCGAGGAGGAGGAGGCGCTGGCGGCCGGCATCCACGCCGCGCTGTTCGGCGTGGGCCGCCTCCAGCCGCTGCTCGACGACGCCCAGGTCGAGAACATCGACATCAACGGCTGCGACCGCGTCTTCGTCAGCTACGCCGACGGCCAGGAGCTCATGCACGACCCGGTCGCCGAGTCCGACGAGGAGCTGGTCGAGCTGATCCAGATCCTGGCCGCGTACTCGGGGCTGTCGAGCCGGCCGTTCGACACCGCCAACCCGCAGCTCGACCTGCGCCTGCCCGACGGCTCGCGGCTGAGCGCGGTCATGGACGTCACCGTACGCCCCGCGATCTCCATCCGCCGCGCCCGCCTCGGCAAGGTCTTCCTCAGCGACCTCGTGGGCAACGGCACGGTCGGCCCCGACCTCGGCAGGTTCCTCAGCGCGGCGGTCGCCGCCCGCAAGAACATCATGATCGCCGGGTCCACCAACGCCGGCAAGACCACCCTCCTGCGGGCGCTGGCCAACGAGATCCCGCCCGCCGAACGCCTCATCACCGTCGAACGCGCCCTGGAGCTGGGCCTCGACCAGTTCCCCGAGCTGCATCCCAACGTCGTCGCCTTCGAGCAGCGCCTGCCCAACTCCGAGGGCCAGGGCGAGATCTCCATGGCCGAGCTGGTCCGCCGCTCGCTGCGGATGAACCCCAGCCGCGTCATCGTCGGCGAGGTGCTCGGCGACGAGATCGTCACCATGCTCAACGCGATGACGCAGGGCAACGACGGCTCCCTGTCGACCATCCACGCCAACTCCAGCATGGAGGTCTTCAACCGCATCGCCACGTACGCGCTGCAGGCCGGCGAGCGCCTGCCCATCGACGCCACCCACATGCTCATCGCCGGCGCGATCGACTTCGTGGTCTTCGTCGAGAAGCGCAACGACTACCACCGCGGCGGCACCCTGCGCCGCTACGTCTCCAGCGTCCGCGAGGTCAACGGCTGCGACGGCCGCGTCCTGTCGAGCGAGGTCTTCGCGCCGGGCCCCGACGGCTCCGCCGTGCCGCACGCGCCCGTCTCGTGCCTCGACGAGCTCATGGCGCACGGCTACACCCCGGGGGGATGGTGA
- a CDS encoding type II secretion system F family protein, whose protein sequence is MGLTVDPFALLAGALAGGGLFLLVLSLYGLRPRPPQPKRHLVRMLTTRGAVAAVSASLVLLITRWPVAAVGTVLLVFAWRGLSGGAAEERAAMRRLEGLAAWTESLRDTIAGAAGLEQAIPSSIRAAAPTLRPHLRAMIDRLHTRMALPEALAIFADELDDPSADLVVAALMLNSKLRGPGLRDVLGALAVSAREELDMRRRVEAERRATRRSVQIVVITALGFAALLVLFNGDYVEEYDDPLGQAVLVVVAALFGAGFAWMRRLAGFDKPTRLLTGRGGDG, encoded by the coding sequence ATGGGCCTGACCGTGGACCCGTTCGCCCTGCTCGCCGGCGCCCTCGCGGGCGGCGGCCTGTTCCTGCTGGTCCTCTCCCTGTACGGCCTGCGCCCCCGCCCGCCGCAGCCCAAGCGCCACCTGGTCAGGATGCTGACCACGCGCGGCGCGGTCGCCGCCGTGAGCGCCTCGCTGGTCCTGCTCATCACCCGGTGGCCGGTCGCGGCGGTGGGCACCGTGCTGCTGGTGTTCGCCTGGCGTGGGCTGTCGGGCGGCGCGGCCGAGGAGCGGGCCGCGATGCGCCGCCTCGAAGGGCTCGCCGCCTGGACGGAGTCGCTGCGCGACACCATCGCGGGCGCGGCCGGGCTGGAGCAGGCGATCCCGTCGTCGATCAGGGCCGCCGCGCCGACGCTCCGCCCGCACCTGCGCGCCATGATCGACCGGCTGCACACCAGGATGGCGCTGCCCGAGGCGCTCGCGATCTTCGCCGACGAGCTCGACGACCCGTCGGCCGACCTGGTGGTGGCCGCGCTCATGCTCAACTCCAAGCTGCGCGGCCCCGGCCTGCGCGACGTGCTCGGCGCGCTCGCCGTCTCGGCCCGCGAGGAGCTCGACATGCGCCGCCGCGTCGAGGCCGAGCGCCGCGCGACCCGGCGCAGCGTGCAGATCGTGGTGATCACCGCGCTGGGCTTCGCCGCGCTCCTCGTGCTGTTCAACGGCGACTACGTCGAGGAGTACGACGACCCGCTCGGCCAGGCCGTCCTGGTGGTCGTCGCCGCGCTGTTCGGCGCGGGGTTCGCGTGGATGCGCCGGCTGGCCGGGTTCGACAAGCCGACGCGGCTGCTGACGGGAAGGGGCGGCGATGGTTGA
- a CDS encoding WXG100 family type VII secretion target, whose translation MGGEKKKTHLLKPYCGQWTVQTDGRNVAGVVNFFNMFQPERISDAAEAYKNAQKAVSGLQDAVQEHARALTGVWEGKASVEAQKALRLLWTTLANLSARLDEMHQPVADFSTVVRKHKEFIDDTTKGVLQTWANQNDMLGSSDDSIPDIYSTYTGVFDKDNPDQATTDFGSQDELAGLHLRTFANDLAYVHAKIPDTVDKTLMDITPSSGQMPTPPPVTYPGGVDPRLPNNLHPNGPGNLPATPAGYNPSLQDPDNPRLNPTDPNAGNPPGIGDPNGPNGNVPGTGPGTGTMPNIPNTNIPGTNVPGLNSPNGSTPGYDPAANLDPSGTNGNNGTSLQDFNPSNPNGYNPSANPNSTSNPGTYGNPGGSTYPGSTAYGTPAAYRSGTTAGIPGTATGGGNVTANPAATTAATRAGTTGTGMPFLPMGAGAGAGAGGQQSEKRESTTWLHEDDDVWGTNPDGTVNSQIG comes from the coding sequence ATGGGCGGCGAGAAGAAGAAGACGCACCTGCTGAAGCCGTACTGCGGTCAGTGGACGGTGCAGACGGACGGCCGCAACGTCGCGGGAGTCGTGAACTTCTTCAACATGTTCCAGCCCGAGCGCATCTCCGATGCGGCGGAGGCTTACAAGAACGCGCAGAAGGCGGTCAGCGGCCTCCAGGACGCCGTGCAGGAACACGCCCGGGCGCTGACGGGGGTGTGGGAAGGGAAAGCCTCCGTCGAGGCGCAGAAGGCCCTCAGACTCCTCTGGACCACGCTGGCCAACCTGTCGGCAAGGCTCGACGAGATGCACCAGCCCGTCGCCGACTTCTCCACCGTCGTGCGCAAGCACAAGGAGTTCATCGACGACACCACCAAGGGCGTGTTGCAGACCTGGGCGAACCAGAACGACATGCTGGGGAGCTCGGACGACAGCATTCCCGACATCTACAGCACCTACACGGGCGTGTTCGACAAGGACAACCCCGATCAGGCCACCACCGACTTCGGGTCTCAGGACGAGCTGGCCGGCCTCCACCTGAGGACGTTCGCCAACGACCTGGCGTACGTTCACGCGAAGATCCCGGACACCGTGGACAAGACCCTCATGGACATCACGCCCTCGTCGGGGCAGATGCCCACGCCGCCGCCGGTCACATACCCGGGAGGCGTGGACCCGCGGCTCCCCAACAATCTCCACCCGAACGGGCCGGGCAATCTCCCCGCCACCCCGGCCGGCTACAACCCTTCGCTGCAGGACCCGGACAACCCTCGCCTGAACCCCACGGACCCGAACGCCGGCAACCCGCCCGGCATCGGCGACCCCAACGGGCCGAACGGCAATGTGCCCGGCACCGGCCCGGGCACCGGCACCATGCCGAACATCCCGAACACGAACATCCCCGGCACGAACGTCCCGGGCCTCAACTCGCCGAACGGCTCCACCCCGGGATACGACCCGGCCGCGAACCTGGACCCGTCCGGCACCAACGGCAACAACGGCACGAGCCTCCAGGACTTCAACCCGTCGAACCCGAACGGCTACAACCCGAGCGCCAACCCGAACTCCACGAGCAACCCGGGCACGTACGGCAACCCCGGCGGCTCGACCTATCCGGGCAGCACCGCGTACGGCACGCCGGCGGCGTACCGGTCGGGCACCACCGCGGGCATCCCGGGCACAGCGACGGGCGGAGGCAACGTGACCGCGAACCCGGCCGCCACCACCGCCGCCACCCGCGCCGGGACGACAGGCACCGGCATGCCCTTCCTCCCCATGGGCGCCGGAGCGGGTGCCGGGGCGGGGGGCCAGCAGTCCGAGAAACGGGAGTCGACCACCTGGCTCCACGAGGACGACGACGTCTGGGGTACCAACCCCGACGGCACCGTCAACAGCCAGATCGGCTGA
- a CDS encoding type II secretion system F family protein, whose translation MVEGALAGAALGLGLFVLVRAIFPARPGLVARLLALDAVREDAGAPRIQLMLPEEEVGAFRRNLGVRLAALYAARGWEVRSVRSDLALLGRSFEAFLATKALLGAAGLLAFPLLLGWLVLMGWGSSPAIPFWVAVLAAVVFFFLPDLQIRKEAAARRRDFRHVVGAFLDLVSMNLAGGRGVPEALMMAVTISGEQPNWAMGRIRDALSGARIVGITPWQALGQLGEEINVDELRDLSAALGLVADDGAKVRSSLTARAATLRRRELAEIEGRAGERSQSMLVAQLLLCAGFVIFLSYPAAMKMLGVS comes from the coding sequence ATGGTTGAGGGCGCGCTGGCCGGAGCCGCGCTCGGGCTCGGGCTGTTCGTACTCGTACGCGCGATCTTCCCGGCCCGTCCCGGGCTGGTGGCGCGGCTGCTCGCGCTGGACGCCGTCCGCGAGGACGCCGGCGCGCCGCGCATCCAGCTCATGCTGCCCGAGGAGGAGGTCGGCGCGTTCCGCCGCAACCTCGGCGTACGGCTGGCCGCGCTCTACGCCGCGCGCGGCTGGGAGGTCAGGTCCGTGCGATCGGACCTGGCGCTGCTCGGCCGCTCCTTCGAGGCGTTCCTCGCGACCAAGGCGCTCCTCGGCGCCGCCGGCCTGCTGGCGTTCCCGCTGCTGCTCGGCTGGCTGGTGCTCATGGGCTGGGGCAGCTCGCCGGCCATCCCGTTCTGGGTGGCGGTGCTGGCCGCGGTCGTCTTCTTCTTCCTGCCCGACCTGCAGATCCGCAAGGAGGCCGCGGCCCGCAGGCGCGACTTCCGCCACGTGGTCGGCGCGTTCCTCGACCTCGTCTCCATGAACCTGGCCGGCGGCCGCGGCGTCCCCGAGGCGCTGATGATGGCCGTCACGATCAGCGGCGAGCAGCCCAACTGGGCGATGGGCCGCATCCGCGACGCGCTGAGCGGCGCGCGGATCGTCGGCATCACCCCCTGGCAGGCGCTCGGCCAGCTCGGGGAGGAGATCAACGTCGACGAGCTGCGCGACCTGTCGGCGGCGCTCGGCCTGGTGGCCGACGACGGCGCCAAGGTGCGCTCGTCGCTCACGGCCAGGGCCGCCACCCTGCGCCGCCGGGAGCTGGCCGAGATCGAGGGACGCGCGGGCGAACGCTCGCAGTCGATGCTCGTCGCCCAGCTCCTGCTCTGCGCCGGTTTCGTGATCTTTCTCAGTTATCCCGCCGCGATGAAGATGTTGGGGGTCTCATGA